In Streptococcus parauberis NCFD 2020, the sequence AAGAATATGGATTATAATGACGTTCTAAATTGGATTCATGGTCAATTAACTTTTGGAATTAAGCCAGGAATTGATCGAATGAAATGGGTACTTGAAAAATTAGATAACCCAGAAAAAAATATATTTGGCATACATGTTGTAGGAACAAATGGAAAGGGCTCGACAGTTAATAATTTACAGCATATATTAACAAAATCAGGTTATCATGTTGGAACTTTCACCTCCCCGTATATCATTGACTTTAAGGAACGTATTTCCTTAGATGGGAAAATGATATCAGAAGAAGATTTACTTGCCTGTGCGAAGCAAATTAAACCATTAACAGATCGAATTAATCAGGAGACAGATTTCGGACAAGTCACTGAATTTGAACTGATAACGCTAATTATGTTTCTCTATTTTGGTCGAATTCATCCTGTTGATATAGCAATCATCGAAGCAGGGCTGGGTGGAACCTATGATTCAACCAATGTATTTGATGCCTTTGCTGTGATATGTCCTTCGATCGGTTTGGATCATATCAATATTTTAGGAGACACCTACGGGGAGATTGCTGCGCATAAAGCAGGCGTAATCAAAGGTGGAGAACGAGTTATTTTTGCCATTGCTAATCAAGAAGCACGACAAGTCTTTTTAAATCAGATTGCTAATAATCATGCGACTGCATACGAGTATGGCCATCAATTTAATTTAAGCCCCATGGCTGACGCTTTAGAGTTTGAATCACAGCTTGGCAAGATTCCTCAGTTAGAATTGGCCATGCCTGGCCAGCACCAAATCTCAAATGCTGCTCTTTGCATAATGGCAGCGCAGCTATTGCAAGAAAAAATGCCAAGAATTACAGATGAAACCATCCGGCAAGGGCTGAAAGAGGCTTTTTGGTTGGGAAGGACAGAACTTTTAGCTGATAATTTGATGATAGATGGTGCCCATAATCTTGAAAGTGTTCTAGCTTTGGTCGATGTTTTGAAGGAAAAATATAGCGACAAAAAGATTCACCTCCTATTTGGGGCTATTGATACCAAACCAATTGATAAAATGTTAGCTATTTTGAATCAGGTTGGTGACTTGACGGTGACGACTTTTCATTACCCTAATGCTTATCCACTTGAAAAGTACCCAGATAACTATCAGAAGGTTTCTGATTTTAAAGAATGGTTAGAGAAAATTGATTTGAGGAGTAAAGAGGATTTTTACCTTATTACTGGTTCACTTTACTTTATCTCAGAAGTTAGACGTTATTGGAAATTAAAAAATTAAAGGATTTTAAGCACGATGAATATAGAAAAAGCAGAACAAGCCATTTATGATTTATTAGAAGCTATTGGAGAAAACCCCAATCGTGAAGGACTTTTAGATACACCTAAACGGGTAGCCAAGATGTATCAGGAAATGTTTTCCGAATTACAGGCTGACCCAAAAGATCAATTCACAGCCGTTTTTACAGAGAATCATGAAGATGCTGTAATTGTTAAAGATATCTATTTCCACTCCATGTGTGAGCACCATTTAGTCCCTTTTTATGGCAAAGCTCACATTGCTTATTTGCCAAGTGATGGTCGTGTGACTGGTTTAAGTAAATTGGCCAGAGCCGTAGAAGTAGCTAGTAAACGTCCACAGCTACAAGAAAGACTAACAGCGCAAGTAGC encodes:
- a CDS encoding bifunctional folylpolyglutamate synthase/dihydrofolate synthase translates to MDYNDVLNWIHGQLTFGIKPGIDRMKWVLEKLDNPEKNIFGIHVVGTNGKGSTVNNLQHILTKSGYHVGTFTSPYIIDFKERISLDGKMISEEDLLACAKQIKPLTDRINQETDFGQVTEFELITLIMFLYFGRIHPVDIAIIEAGLGGTYDSTNVFDAFAVICPSIGLDHINILGDTYGEIAAHKAGVIKGGERVIFAIANQEARQVFLNQIANNHATAYEYGHQFNLSPMADALEFESQLGKIPQLELAMPGQHQISNAALCIMAAQLLQEKMPRITDETIRQGLKEAFWLGRTELLADNLMIDGAHNLESVLALVDVLKEKYSDKKIHLLFGAIDTKPIDKMLAILNQVGDLTVTTFHYPNAYPLEKYPDNYQKVSDFKEWLEKIDLRSKEDFYLITGSLYFISEVRRYWKLKN
- the folE gene encoding GTP cyclohydrolase I FolE; this encodes MNIEKAEQAIYDLLEAIGENPNREGLLDTPKRVAKMYQEMFSELQADPKDQFTAVFTENHEDAVIVKDIYFHSMCEHHLVPFYGKAHIAYLPSDGRVTGLSKLARAVEVASKRPQLQERLTAQVANALEEALHPKGVFVMLEAEHMCMTMRGIRKPGSKTITTTARGIYQTDREERKEILSLINEK